From Klebsiella electrica, the proteins below share one genomic window:
- a CDS encoding DUF441 domain-containing protein codes for MFDTTLFILLGLAALGFISHNTTVAISILVLIIVRVTPLNVFFPWIEKQGLTIGIIILTIGVMAPIASGTLPPSTLLHSFVNWKSLLAIAVGVFVSWLGGRGVALMGSQPHLVAGLLVGTVLGVALFRGVPVGPLIAAGIISLFIGKS; via the coding sequence ATGTTCGATACAACCCTGTTTATTCTGCTGGGGCTGGCCGCGCTGGGTTTTATCAGCCATAACACCACCGTGGCCATTTCTATCCTCGTTTTAATCATCGTTCGCGTCACACCGCTTAACGTCTTTTTCCCGTGGATTGAAAAGCAGGGGCTGACGATCGGCATTATTATTCTGACGATTGGCGTCATGGCCCCCATTGCCAGCGGCACGTTGCCGCCATCGACGCTGCTGCACTCGTTCGTCAACTGGAAGTCGCTGCTGGCGATTGCCGTGGGCGTCTTCGTCTCATGGCTGGGCGGGCGCGGCGTGGCGCTGATGGGCTCGCAACCGCACCTGGTGGCTGGACTGCTGGTCGGCACGGTCCTCGGCGTGGCGCTGTTCCGCGGCGTACCGGTTGGCCCGCTGATCGCCGCCGGCATCATTTCCCTGTTTATCGGGAAGTCGTAA
- the yajD gene encoding HNH nuclease YajD: protein MALIPKNYARLESGYREKALKIYPWICGRCSREFVYSNLRELTVHHIDHDHTNNPEDGSNWELLCLYCHDHEHSKYTEADQYGTRVVAGEDAQKEVAAATYNPFADLKSMLNKKS, encoded by the coding sequence ATGGCTCTGATCCCCAAAAACTACGCCCGGCTGGAAAGCGGCTACCGTGAAAAAGCATTAAAAATCTATCCGTGGATATGCGGGCGCTGCTCGCGGGAGTTTGTGTACTCCAACTTACGCGAATTAACGGTTCACCATATCGATCACGACCATACCAATAATCCAGAAGATGGCAGCAACTGGGAGCTATTGTGTCTGTACTGCCACGATCATGAGCACTCCAAATACACGGAGGCTGACCAGTACGGCACGCGGGTCGTGGCGGGGGAGGATGCGCAAAAAGAGGTGGCCGCCGCAACCTACAACCCCTTTGCGGATTTAAAATCGATGCTCAATAAGAAGTCCTGA
- a CDS encoding DUF488 domain-containing protein translates to MIHCKRVYDQPQPGDGYRVLVDRLWPRGMKKEALRYDEWCKSLSPSSALRKALHGEAIDFASFSQQYREELNARHDEGLRLATLAHQQPLTLLYAAKDTRQNHARVLAEWLENLPVKA, encoded by the coding sequence ATGATTCACTGTAAACGCGTTTATGACCAGCCACAGCCCGGCGACGGTTACCGCGTCCTGGTTGACCGGCTCTGGCCGCGCGGTATGAAAAAAGAGGCGTTGCGCTACGATGAGTGGTGCAAATCGCTCTCGCCCTCTTCGGCGCTACGTAAAGCGCTGCACGGCGAGGCGATCGATTTCGCCAGCTTCAGTCAACAGTATCGCGAAGAGCTGAATGCCCGGCATGACGAAGGATTACGCCTCGCCACGCTGGCTCATCAACAGCCATTAACCCTGCTGTATGCCGCCAAAGATACCCGGCAAAACCATGCGCGGGTACTGGCTGAGTGGCTGGAAAACCTGCCGGTTAAGGCTTAG
- the yeaG gene encoding protein kinase YeaG, which yields MNIFDHYRQRYEAAKDEEFTLQEFLTICRQDRSAYANAAERLLMAIGEPVMVDTALEPRLSRLFSNRVVARYPAFEEFYGMEDAIEQIVSYLKHAAQGLEEKKQILYLLGPVGGGKSSLAERLKSLMQRVPIYILSANGERSPVNDHPLCLFNPQEDAQILDKEYGVPTRYLGTIMSPWAAKRLHEFGGDITKFRVIKVWPSILEQIAIAKTEPGDENNQDISALVGKVDIRKLEHYAQNDPDAYGYSGALCRANQGIMEFVEMFKAPIKVLHPLLTATQEGNYNGTEGISALPFNGIILAHSNESEWVTFRNNKNNEAFLDRVYIVKVPYCLRISEEMRIYEKLLNNSELTHAPCAPGTLETLSRFSILSRLKEPENSSIYSKMRVYDGESLKDTDPKAKSYQEYRDYAGVDEGMNGLSTRFAFKILSRVFNFDHAEVAANPVHLFYVLEQQIEREQFPQEQSERYLEFLKGYLIPKYAEFIGKEIQTAYLESYSEYGQNIFDRYVTYADFWIQDQEYRDPDTGQLFDRESLNAELEKIEKPAGISNPKDFRNEIVNFVLRARANINGRNPNWTSYEKLRTVIEKKMFSNTEELLPVISFNAKTSTDEQKKHDDFVDRMMEKGYTRKQVRLLCEWYLRVRKSS from the coding sequence ATGAATATATTCGATCACTATCGCCAGCGCTATGAAGCTGCCAAGGACGAAGAGTTCACACTGCAGGAGTTTCTTACCATCTGCCGGCAAGATCGCAGTGCTTATGCCAACGCGGCGGAACGGCTGCTGATGGCCATTGGTGAGCCAGTTATGGTCGACACGGCCCTGGAGCCCCGGCTGTCCCGTCTCTTTTCAAACCGGGTTGTCGCGCGCTACCCGGCATTTGAAGAGTTTTACGGTATGGAGGATGCTATCGAGCAGATCGTCTCTTACCTGAAACACGCCGCACAAGGTCTGGAAGAGAAGAAACAGATTCTGTATCTGCTGGGCCCGGTAGGCGGGGGGAAATCGTCGCTGGCTGAACGTCTGAAATCCTTAATGCAGCGTGTACCTATCTATATCCTGAGCGCCAACGGCGAGCGTAGCCCGGTTAACGATCATCCGCTGTGCCTGTTTAACCCGCAGGAAGACGCGCAGATTCTGGATAAAGAGTATGGCGTGCCCACCCGTTATCTTGGCACCATTATGTCGCCGTGGGCGGCAAAACGCCTGCACGAGTTCGGCGGCGATATCACCAAATTCCGCGTGATCAAAGTGTGGCCCTCCATCCTTGAACAAATTGCGATCGCCAAGACGGAACCGGGGGATGAGAATAACCAGGATATCTCCGCGCTGGTCGGTAAAGTGGATATTCGTAAACTGGAGCATTATGCCCAGAACGATCCGGACGCCTACGGCTATTCCGGCGCCCTGTGCCGCGCCAACCAGGGGATTATGGAGTTCGTCGAGATGTTTAAAGCGCCAATTAAGGTGCTGCATCCGCTGCTGACCGCGACCCAGGAAGGCAACTACAACGGGACCGAGGGAATTTCGGCCCTGCCGTTCAACGGCATTATTCTCGCCCACTCCAACGAATCCGAATGGGTGACCTTCCGTAATAACAAAAACAATGAGGCCTTCCTCGACCGCGTGTATATCGTCAAGGTGCCTTATTGCCTGCGCATTTCCGAAGAGATGCGTATCTACGAAAAACTGCTTAACAACAGTGAGCTGACCCACGCGCCGTGCGCCCCGGGGACCCTGGAGACGCTGTCGCGCTTCTCAATCCTGTCGCGACTGAAAGAGCCGGAAAACTCAAGCATTTACTCCAAAATGCGCGTCTACGATGGCGAAAGTCTGAAAGACACCGACCCGAAAGCGAAATCCTATCAGGAGTATCGCGATTACGCTGGCGTCGACGAAGGGATGAACGGCCTCTCCACCCGCTTCGCCTTCAAAATATTGTCGCGGGTGTTTAACTTTGACCACGCCGAGGTCGCCGCGAACCCGGTCCATCTGTTCTACGTTCTGGAACAGCAAATCGAGCGCGAGCAGTTCCCGCAAGAGCAGTCGGAACGTTATCTGGAGTTTCTCAAAGGCTATCTGATCCCGAAATACGCCGAGTTTATCGGTAAAGAGATTCAGACCGCCTATCTTGAGTCCTACTCCGAATACGGGCAGAACATCTTTGACCGTTATGTCACCTATGCGGATTTCTGGATTCAGGATCAGGAATACCGCGATCCGGACACCGGCCAACTGTTTGATCGCGAGTCGTTGAATGCCGAGCTGGAGAAAATTGAGAAGCCAGCCGGGATCAGCAACCCGAAAGACTTCCGTAACGAGATAGTCAACTTCGTCCTGCGCGCCAGGGCTAATATCAACGGACGGAACCCGAACTGGACCAGCTACGAAAAACTGCGCACGGTTATCGAGAAGAAAATGTTCTCCAATACCGAAGAGCTGCTGCCGGTGATTTCGTTTAACGCCAAAACCTCAACCGACGAGCAGAAAAAACACGACGATTTTGTCGATCGTATGATGGAGAAAGGCTATACCCGTAAGCAGGTGCGTCTGCTGTGCGAATGGTACCTGCGCGTACGTAAATCATCCTGA
- a CDS encoding DUF1345 domain-containing protein — protein sequence MRLTAHLYIRLPLLISIALGVVCFFLLPTNLGTLQRLLIGWNALAWPYLVFIWIRMLMTDVSGIQRIARLQDQSAMLVLTIVIVACAASIVTILSELPALKALSGTPRAVHLLLTVATLIVSWALLPSSFAMHYAHQHYLHRTQDVTPMMFPEKPEDPGYWDFLYYAFTIAVASQTADVATGTTGIRRITLLQSVISFVFNLAILGLSVNIGAGLLS from the coding sequence ATGCGTCTTACCGCCCACCTCTACATTCGTCTGCCCCTGTTGATTTCAATCGCGCTGGGCGTGGTCTGTTTTTTCTTGCTTCCGACAAACCTGGGGACGCTGCAAAGACTGTTGATCGGCTGGAATGCGCTGGCGTGGCCGTATCTGGTTTTTATCTGGATCCGCATGTTGATGACTGACGTATCGGGCATTCAGCGCATTGCCCGTTTACAGGACCAGAGCGCGATGCTCGTGCTAACGATAGTGATTGTGGCCTGTGCGGCCAGCATCGTCACCATTTTAAGCGAACTCCCTGCGTTGAAAGCGCTCTCCGGCACGCCGCGCGCGGTGCATCTCCTGCTGACGGTGGCAACGCTCATTGTCTCCTGGGCCCTGCTGCCCAGCTCCTTCGCTATGCACTATGCCCATCAGCACTATCTGCATCGGACGCAAGACGTTACCCCGATGATGTTTCCGGAAAAGCCGGAGGACCCGGGATATTGGGACTTTCTGTACTACGCGTTTACGATTGCGGTGGCCTCGCAAACCGCCGATGTGGCCACAGGGACAACCGGGATCCGTAGAATCACGCTGCTACAATCGGTTATCTCCTTCGTGTTCAATCTCGCGATACTGGGTCTGTCGGTGAACATCGGCGCAGGTCTGCTGAGTTAA
- a CDS encoding CTP synthase C-terminal region-related (seleno)protein: MNTPLRIALVGDYNPDVIAHKAIPLAIDDAAAVLELPVRYDWLATRDIHHADALVDYDAIWVVPASPYENAEGAFTAIRYARENSVPFLGTCGGFQHAIIEYARNVMGWQDAAHAETDSAGRMVIAPLSCSLVEKSDTIELRAHTLIARAYGRDTIAEGYHCNYGIADSFARELEQGELRVTGWDEEGEIRAVELITHPFFVATLFQHERHALEGRPSPLVQAFLHAASQ, from the coding sequence ATGAACACCCCCCTGCGTATTGCCCTGGTTGGCGACTACAATCCTGACGTGATTGCCCATAAAGCTATCCCCCTCGCTATCGATGACGCTGCCGCCGTGCTGGAACTGCCCGTGCGCTATGACTGGCTGGCAACTCGCGATATTCACCATGCCGACGCGCTGGTGGATTACGATGCTATCTGGGTGGTGCCCGCCAGCCCGTACGAAAATGCCGAGGGCGCGTTTACCGCCATTCGCTACGCGCGCGAAAACAGCGTGCCTTTCCTCGGAACCTGCGGTGGTTTTCAGCACGCAATAATCGAATATGCGCGTAACGTGATGGGCTGGCAGGATGCGGCCCATGCTGAAACCGATAGCGCAGGACGGATGGTGATAGCGCCGCTAAGCTGTTCGCTGGTTGAAAAGTCGGACACTATTGAACTGCGTGCTCATACCCTGATTGCCCGTGCGTATGGTCGCGATACTATCGCAGAGGGCTACCACTGTAACTACGGTATTGCCGACAGCTTTGCCCGTGAACTGGAACAGGGGGAGCTGCGGGTAACCGGGTGGGATGAGGAGGGCGAGATTCGCGCGGTGGAGCTGATCACGCACCCGTTTTTTGTGGCGACCTTGTTCCAGCATGAACGTCATGCCCTGGAAGGGCGTCCTTCACCGCTGGTGCAGGCGTTTTTACATGCCGCGAGTCAATAA
- a CDS encoding CynX/NimT family MFS transporter — protein sequence MSSVLPSTGRRHLLLIIGILLIASTLRVTFTGAAPLLDAIRADYGLSTAQTGMLTTLPLLAFGLVSPLAAGVGRWLGIERSLLAALILICLGIGLRSLPSTALLFSGTAIIGCGIALGNVLLPGLIKRDFSQHVARMTGAYSITMGGAAALGSAMVVPLALAGFAWHGALLMLMLFPLLALLVWLPQTRKSATAPLTGSGAMHNRGIWRSALAWQVTLFLGINSLVYYVIIGWLPAILQSLGYSEAQAGSLHGLLQLATAAPGLAIPLILHRLKDQRAIAVSVALMCAISACGLWFWPGQAVVWTLIFGFGSGATMILGLTFIGLRANSAHQAAALSGMAQTIGYLLAACGPPLMGKIHDANGDWQIPLIAVALISVVMALFGALAGRDREING from the coding sequence ATGAGTTCTGTTTTGCCTTCTACCGGCCGCCGTCATCTGCTGCTGATTATCGGGATTTTATTGATTGCCTCTACGCTACGCGTGACGTTTACCGGCGCAGCCCCGCTGCTGGACGCCATTCGCGCTGACTATGGTCTCTCCACCGCACAAACCGGGATGCTCACCACATTGCCGCTGCTGGCCTTTGGCCTGGTCTCCCCGCTGGCGGCAGGCGTCGGGCGCTGGCTGGGCATTGAACGTAGCCTGCTGGCGGCGTTAATCCTGATTTGTCTGGGCATCGGATTGCGTTCGCTCCCGTCCACCGCCCTGCTCTTTAGCGGCACGGCGATCATCGGCTGCGGAATTGCGCTCGGTAACGTTCTGCTGCCGGGTCTGATCAAACGCGACTTCTCACAGCATGTTGCCAGGATGACCGGGGCCTACTCGATAACCATGGGCGGAGCGGCCGCGCTGGGTTCAGCCATGGTGGTACCGCTGGCGCTGGCGGGTTTCGCCTGGCACGGCGCCCTCTTGATGTTAATGCTCTTTCCGCTGCTGGCGCTGCTGGTGTGGTTACCGCAAACGCGCAAGAGCGCGACCGCGCCGCTCACCGGTTCCGGCGCCATGCATAATCGCGGCATCTGGCGCTCCGCGCTCGCCTGGCAGGTCACGCTGTTCCTTGGCATCAACTCGCTGGTCTATTACGTGATTATCGGCTGGCTGCCGGCCATTTTACAGAGCCTTGGCTACAGCGAAGCGCAGGCGGGCTCCCTGCATGGTTTGCTCCAGCTGGCCACCGCCGCCCCTGGTCTGGCGATTCCGCTGATTCTTCATCGTCTAAAAGACCAGCGCGCCATCGCGGTCAGTGTGGCGCTGATGTGCGCCATCAGCGCCTGTGGGCTGTGGTTCTGGCCGGGACAGGCGGTAGTCTGGACGCTTATCTTTGGTTTCGGTTCGGGGGCGACCATGATTCTGGGGTTGACGTTTATCGGCCTGCGCGCGAACTCCGCGCACCAGGCGGCGGCATTGTCAGGGATGGCGCAGACCATCGGATATCTGCTGGCCGCCTGTGGACCACCGCTCATGGGGAAAATTCATGATGCCAACGGCGACTGGCAGATCCCGCTTATCGCCGTGGCGCTGATTTCAGTCGTGATGGCGCTGTTCGGCGCGCTGGCCGGACGCGACCGGGAGATAAACGGATAA
- a CDS encoding YeaH/YhbH family protein — translation MTWFIDRRLNGKNKSAVNRQRFLRRYKAQIKQSISEAINKRSVTDIDSGESVSIPTDDINEPMFHQGRGGLRNRVHPGNDHFVQNDRIERPQGGGGGGGSGQGQASADGEGQDGFVFQISKDEYLDLLFEDLALPNLKKNQQRQLTEFKTHRAGFTANGVPANISVVRSLQNSLARRTAMTAGKRRELRALEEDLDTIGKSEPAQLLEEERLRREIAELRAKIERVPFIDTFDLRYKNYEKRPEPSSQAVMFCLMDVSGSMDQVTKDMAKRFYILLYLFLSRTYKNVEVVYIRHHTQAKEVDEHEFFYSQETGGTIVSSALKLMDEVVKARYDPSQWNIYAAQASDGDNWADDSPLCHELLAKNILPVVRYYSYIEITRRAHQTLWREYEHLQETFENFAMQHIRDQEDIYPVFRELFHKQGSEARS, via the coding sequence ATGACCTGGTTCATAGACCGGCGCCTGAACGGAAAGAATAAAAGTGCGGTGAATCGCCAGCGCTTTTTGCGCCGTTATAAGGCGCAGATTAAACAGTCCATCTCCGAGGCTATCAATAAGCGCTCGGTGACGGATATTGACAGCGGAGAATCCGTTTCGATCCCGACGGACGATATCAACGAACCGATGTTTCATCAGGGACGCGGTGGGTTGCGTAACCGCGTCCATCCGGGAAACGACCACTTTGTGCAAAATGACCGCATCGAGCGCCCTCAGGGAGGCGGCGGCGGTGGCGGGAGCGGTCAGGGGCAAGCCAGCGCCGACGGCGAAGGTCAGGATGGTTTTGTCTTTCAAATATCGAAAGATGAGTATCTGGATCTGCTGTTTGAGGATCTCGCCCTGCCGAATCTGAAGAAAAACCAGCAGCGCCAGCTCACCGAATTTAAAACGCATCGGGCAGGCTTCACCGCTAACGGCGTGCCGGCCAATATCAGCGTGGTGCGATCCCTGCAAAACTCGCTGGCGCGACGTACCGCGATGACGGCGGGTAAGCGTCGCGAGCTGCGGGCGCTTGAGGAGGATCTGGACACCATAGGCAAAAGTGAACCGGCGCAGCTGCTGGAAGAGGAGCGGTTACGTCGGGAGATAGCCGAGCTGCGGGCAAAAATCGAACGCGTGCCCTTTATCGATACCTTTGACCTGCGCTACAAAAATTACGAAAAACGCCCGGAGCCGTCCAGTCAGGCGGTGATGTTCTGTCTTATGGATGTCTCGGGCTCAATGGATCAGGTCACCAAGGATATGGCGAAGCGTTTTTATATCCTGCTGTATCTGTTCCTCAGCCGGACCTATAAGAATGTTGAGGTGGTCTATATTCGTCACCATACGCAGGCCAAAGAGGTGGACGAGCACGAGTTTTTCTATTCTCAGGAAACCGGCGGCACTATCGTCTCAAGCGCCCTGAAGCTCATGGATGAAGTTGTTAAAGCCCGATACGATCCGTCGCAGTGGAATATCTATGCCGCGCAGGCCTCGGACGGCGATAACTGGGCGGATGATTCGCCGCTGTGCCATGAGCTGCTGGCAAAAAATATCCTGCCGGTGGTACGTTACTACAGCTACATAGAGATAACCCGTCGCGCGCACCAGACGCTGTGGCGCGAATATGAACATCTGCAGGAAACCTTTGAGAACTTTGCGATGCAGCACATTCGCGACCAGGAAGATATCTATCCGGTGTTCCGCGAACTGTTCCACAAGCAGGGTTCCGAGGCCAGAAGCTAA
- a CDS encoding putative hemolysin, whose product MKWMIMMLPLALAGCVKQQDAPPPPQSIGMANPASVYCTQKGGSLIPVQTPQGVRTDCKLPGGETVDEWTLWRRDHPAKP is encoded by the coding sequence ATGAAGTGGATGATAATGATGCTGCCGCTGGCCCTCGCCGGCTGCGTGAAGCAACAGGATGCCCCGCCGCCGCCGCAGTCTATCGGCATGGCCAACCCGGCTTCCGTCTACTGTACTCAGAAAGGCGGTAGCCTGATTCCGGTTCAGACGCCGCAAGGCGTACGTACGGACTGCAAACTTCCCGGCGGAGAGACCGTGGATGAATGGACGCTATGGCGCCGGGACCATCCTGCTAAGCCTTAA
- a CDS encoding DUF523 domain-containing protein: MKSKILVSACLMGFQVRYNGSEKARLADVLARWQRDGRLVIHCPELAAGLPVPRLPAEILHAQGTDVMQDRARIVESDGQDVTPHYQLAAWLALRAAQEAGCEAALLTDGSPTCGSQFIYDGTFSGQRKPGSGVAAALLREHGITVFSERQLPQLLAWMQQRENSDDSL, from the coding sequence ATGAAAAGCAAAATTTTGGTCAGCGCCTGTCTGATGGGTTTTCAGGTTCGCTATAATGGCAGCGAAAAAGCACGGCTCGCCGACGTACTGGCGCGCTGGCAGCGCGACGGTCGGCTGGTGATTCATTGCCCGGAGCTCGCCGCCGGGCTGCCGGTCCCCCGACTCCCGGCCGAAATCCTTCACGCCCAGGGTACGGATGTTATGCAGGACCGCGCGCGTATCGTTGAGAGCGACGGTCAGGACGTCACTCCGCACTATCAGCTGGCCGCCTGGCTGGCCCTGCGCGCGGCGCAGGAAGCCGGTTGCGAGGCCGCCTTGTTAACCGACGGCAGCCCAACCTGCGGCAGTCAGTTCATTTACGACGGGACGTTTAGCGGGCAGCGAAAGCCGGGTTCAGGCGTGGCGGCAGCGCTGCTGCGTGAACACGGAATCACGGTTTTTTCCGAGCGACAGCTTCCCCAGCTCCTCGCCTGGATGCAACAGAGAGAGAATAGCGATGATTCACTGTAA
- a CDS encoding AraC family transcriptional regulator has translation MMTGLGLDGYDPDSGHQSALAFRIQVVENEQFIPRHQHRKGQLILALHGALTCEVENAMWMVPPQYAVWVPGQMPHSNRATPGAQICFLFIEPDAAPMPAHCCTLKISPLVRELILTLAGLHGEAFAHPTTQRLVQVLFDELPRQPQEHLHLPVSPHPKIRQMADLMAVDPARWQTLGQWATEFAMSERNLARLVVRETGLSFRRWRHQLQLILALRLLIGGKTVQQTAQTLGYDSTTAFITMFKKGLGQTPGRYLASLVTTSR, from the coding sequence ATCATGACAGGACTTGGCCTTGATGGCTACGATCCGGACAGCGGTCATCAATCGGCGCTCGCTTTTCGCATTCAGGTGGTGGAGAACGAGCAGTTTATCCCTCGCCATCAACACCGCAAAGGCCAGTTGATCCTCGCTTTGCATGGGGCGCTCACCTGCGAAGTGGAGAACGCCATGTGGATGGTGCCGCCGCAGTACGCGGTGTGGGTCCCGGGCCAGATGCCGCACAGCAACCGCGCTACGCCGGGGGCGCAAATCTGTTTTTTGTTTATTGAACCGGATGCCGCGCCAATGCCAGCGCACTGCTGCACCTTAAAAATTTCCCCCCTCGTTCGCGAGCTTATCCTGACCCTCGCCGGACTTCACGGCGAGGCGTTTGCCCATCCGACAACGCAACGGCTGGTACAGGTGCTGTTCGATGAGCTCCCGCGGCAGCCGCAGGAACATCTGCACCTGCCGGTTTCCCCGCATCCGAAGATTCGTCAGATGGCGGATTTGATGGCGGTTGATCCGGCCCGCTGGCAGACGCTGGGGCAGTGGGCGACCGAATTCGCGATGAGCGAACGGAATCTGGCGCGGCTGGTAGTGCGCGAGACCGGGCTGAGTTTTCGCCGTTGGCGTCATCAGCTGCAGTTGATTCTTGCCCTGCGGCTGTTGATTGGCGGGAAAACGGTTCAGCAGACCGCGCAAACGCTGGGATATGACTCGACGACCGCGTTTATTACGATGTTTAAAAAGGGGCTGGGCCAGACGCCAGGGCGCTACCTGGCGAGTCTGGTTACGACTTCCCGATAA
- a CDS encoding YbaK/prolyl-tRNA synthetase associated domain-containing protein: MNMPEKRNTHRQLLELLEQHRARYRVVDHEAVGKCEAVSEIRGTALGQGAKALVCKVKGNGVSQHVLAILAADQQADLSRLAQHIGGSKASLASPAEVDTLTACVFGAIPPFSFHADLRLIADPLLFDRYPEIAFNAGRLDKSIVLNSEDYLRIARPELVAFRRES; this comes from the coding sequence ATGAACATGCCGGAAAAACGAAACACTCACCGTCAGTTGCTCGAACTGCTTGAACAGCACCGGGCGCGCTATCGCGTCGTCGACCATGAGGCCGTGGGGAAATGCGAGGCCGTGTCGGAAATCCGCGGTACCGCGTTGGGTCAGGGCGCAAAAGCGCTGGTCTGTAAAGTCAAAGGCAACGGTGTTAGCCAGCATGTGCTGGCGATCCTCGCCGCCGACCAACAGGCGGACCTGTCACGCCTGGCGCAGCATATCGGCGGCAGCAAAGCATCGCTGGCCAGCCCGGCGGAAGTCGATACGCTCACCGCCTGCGTTTTCGGCGCCATTCCTCCGTTCAGCTTTCATGCGGATTTGCGGCTGATTGCCGATCCGCTGCTGTTCGATCGCTACCCGGAAATTGCTTTTAACGCCGGGCGGCTGGATAAATCGATCGTCCTCAACAGCGAGGATTATCTGCGCATTGCCCGCCCGGAGCTGGTCGCCTTTCGCCGCGAAAGCTGA